A genomic window from Calditrichota bacterium includes:
- a CDS encoding aminoacyl-tRNA hydrolase, whose product MRLVVGLGNPGPRYEKTWHNLGWMVVRELARRQGVELKVGRGAYLLAEAGGVAMMLPTTYMNLSGEPVARWLRYHKVEPSQALILLDDHDLPVGRLRIRESGSAGGHRGLESIIRCIGTDAVPRLRVGIRGDEPPAELANYVLDQIPKSKQGLVELIVERAADAVSACITSGVLTAMNEYNGLSIE is encoded by the coding sequence ATCCGGCTCGTAGTCGGGCTCGGCAATCCCGGGCCTCGATACGAGAAGACGTGGCATAACCTCGGCTGGATGGTGGTCCGTGAACTGGCACGACGCCAAGGCGTTGAACTGAAGGTCGGACGGGGAGCGTATCTTCTTGCCGAGGCGGGAGGTGTCGCAATGATGCTCCCGACGACCTATATGAACCTGTCGGGTGAGCCGGTCGCGCGATGGCTCAGGTATCACAAGGTCGAGCCTTCGCAGGCACTAATTCTCCTTGATGATCATGACCTGCCGGTCGGGAGGCTGCGGATTCGGGAGTCTGGTTCGGCGGGCGGTCATCGCGGGCTTGAAAGTATCATCAGATGCATTGGTACTGATGCCGTGCCGCGGCTGCGAGTTGGCATTCGAGGTGATGAGCCTCCAGCGGAATTGGCCAACTACGTGCTAGACCAGATTCCGAAGTCGAAACAGGGACTTGTGGAGCTAATCGTCGAACGTGCCGCAGATGCCGTTAGTGCCTGCATCACCTCTGGAGTCCTGACCGCGATGAACGAATATAACGGTCTAAGTATCGAATAG
- a CDS encoding 50S ribosomal protein L25, giving the protein MSDSILNASTRASGGKGAARKTRAAGLVPGVFYYHDENIPVEVDRIDLSRLLRGRHKLVSLAIDGTGPRECVFRELQRHPVSGDVLHFDLLGVKRGERVTVTVPVRLTGTPVGVKEGGGILEHGVSEISIECEPGDIPDFIEVDVAALAIGHSIHVSDLDYPQLRFHQDPHTVVAHVASPTLVREESARAAIEGAEGATPAAEAAKSE; this is encoded by the coding sequence ATGTCTGATTCTATCCTGAACGCTTCGACCCGAGCCTCGGGCGGCAAGGGCGCAGCGCGTAAGACACGCGCCGCCGGCCTTGTCCCGGGTGTCTTCTACTATCATGACGAGAACATCCCGGTCGAAGTGGATCGGATCGATCTCTCGCGACTGCTCCGCGGCCGGCACAAACTGGTCAGCCTTGCCATAGACGGCACGGGCCCGCGCGAGTGCGTCTTCCGCGAACTGCAGCGCCATCCGGTCTCCGGCGACGTGCTCCACTTCGACCTGCTCGGGGTTAAGCGCGGCGAGCGGGTCACTGTCACAGTGCCGGTTCGTCTCACCGGGACTCCGGTCGGCGTCAAGGAAGGCGGCGGCATCCTCGAGCACGGCGTCTCCGAGATCTCGATCGAGTGCGAACCGGGCGATATCCCCGACTTCATCGAAGTCGATGTGGCTGCGCTTGCGATTGGACATTCGATCCATGTCAGCGATCTGGACTACCCGCAGTTGCGCTTCCATCAGGATCCGCATACCGTTGTCGCCCACGTCGCTTCGCCGACGCTGGTGCGTGAGGAGTCTGCTCGGGCTGCGATCGAAGGTGCCGAGGGAGCGACTCCGGCCGCCGAAGCCGCGAAGTCCGAGTAG
- a CDS encoding sodium-translocating pyrophosphatase, whose product MNSYLLIALLGGLAALLFAFVKSNWIKSREVGDARMAEIAGYIRTGAMAFLGREYRVLGIFVVIVAVVLGVVNGVAGVSSSLVSLSFVVGAVCSGLAGFFGMRVATLANVRTTQAARTSLPGALAVAFSGGSVMGMVVVGLGVSGLAGLFFLYTGALDFAYGTEADLQRLLSTVTGFSLGASSIALFARVGGGIYTKAADVGADLVGKVEAGIPEDDPRNPAVIADNVGDNVGDVAGMGADLFESYVGAIVGTMVLGAFYNLNLVILPLILAAVGIGASILGTFAVRMKEGEGGNPQAALNLGSFGAAAIMLLVSYPVIKYFLPQAAHFTSNPTNTLVSGLTPGAVFLALVIGLVAGVAIGLFSEYYTAEARRPARNLAGQAKTGAATVVIAGLGLGMLSTALPILTLGAGIYLAYHLAGLYGIAIAGLGMLSTTGIQLAVDAYGPIADNSGGIAEMCHLPKEVRARTDKLDAVGNTTAAIGKGFAIGSAALTALALFSAFQATAGVTTIDVSKPDVMTGLLIGAMLPFLFGALAMRAVGNAAYEMVEEVRRQFREITGLLEGTGKADYARCVDISTAAAIKRMVVPGSLAVVAPILFGWWSAEALGGFLAGATASGVMLAIFMANAGGAWDNAKKHIEGGAYGGKGSDAHKAAVVGDTVGDPFKDTAGPSMNILIKLMSVVALVIAPLLR is encoded by the coding sequence ATGAACTCCTATCTACTTATTGCACTTCTGGGCGGACTGGCCGCCCTTCTCTTTGCTTTTGTCAAGTCGAACTGGATCAAGTCGCGCGAGGTCGGAGACGCGCGGATGGCCGAGATAGCCGGCTACATCCGGACCGGGGCGATGGCGTTTCTCGGGCGTGAATACCGGGTGCTCGGCATTTTTGTAGTAATTGTTGCCGTGGTGCTCGGCGTTGTCAATGGCGTCGCCGGAGTGTCAAGCAGTCTGGTGTCGCTCTCGTTTGTTGTTGGCGCGGTCTGCTCGGGGCTCGCCGGGTTCTTCGGGATGCGGGTAGCGACGTTGGCTAACGTCAGAACCACGCAAGCCGCGCGGACGAGTCTGCCCGGCGCCTTGGCAGTTGCCTTTTCGGGTGGATCGGTGATGGGGATGGTGGTCGTAGGACTTGGCGTCTCGGGTCTCGCCGGGCTCTTCTTTCTCTATACCGGGGCGCTTGACTTTGCTTATGGGACCGAGGCCGACCTGCAGCGCCTTCTTTCGACAGTGACCGGATTCTCCCTTGGCGCATCGTCGATTGCCCTATTTGCCCGCGTCGGAGGTGGAATCTATACCAAGGCTGCCGATGTGGGAGCCGACTTGGTAGGCAAGGTCGAAGCCGGCATACCCGAGGATGATCCTCGCAACCCGGCGGTGATCGCGGATAATGTCGGAGATAATGTTGGCGACGTAGCCGGCATGGGAGCTGACCTCTTTGAGTCGTATGTTGGCGCGATTGTCGGGACGATGGTGTTGGGAGCATTCTATAACCTTAACCTGGTGATACTTCCGCTGATTCTGGCGGCCGTAGGAATCGGCGCCTCGATCCTTGGCACGTTTGCGGTGCGGATGAAGGAGGGTGAAGGCGGCAATCCTCAAGCGGCGCTCAACCTTGGATCGTTTGGTGCAGCAGCGATCATGCTGTTGGTCTCCTATCCGGTGATCAAGTACTTCCTGCCCCAAGCGGCGCACTTCACCAGCAACCCGACCAACACACTGGTGAGTGGGCTGACGCCGGGAGCGGTTTTCCTGGCTTTGGTGATCGGACTTGTGGCCGGGGTCGCTATCGGGCTCTTTTCGGAATACTACACCGCTGAAGCCCGTCGCCCGGCGCGCAATCTGGCAGGTCAAGCCAAAACCGGCGCCGCGACGGTGGTCATCGCCGGGCTCGGTTTGGGGATGCTCTCGACGGCATTGCCGATTCTGACACTGGGGGCCGGCATCTATCTGGCGTATCACTTGGCGGGGCTGTACGGAATTGCCATTGCGGGGTTGGGGATGCTCTCGACGACCGGTATTCAATTAGCCGTCGATGCCTATGGGCCGATTGCCGACAACTCGGGCGGGATCGCCGAGATGTGTCACCTTCCCAAGGAAGTCCGTGCCCGGACCGACAAGTTGGACGCTGTTGGTAATACAACTGCGGCCATCGGCAAAGGCTTTGCCATTGGCTCGGCAGCCTTGACGGCGCTGGCGCTCTTCAGCGCATTCCAAGCCACGGCCGGCGTCACGACAATCGATGTCTCAAAACCGGACGTCATGACCGGTCTTCTGATCGGCGCGATGCTCCCGTTCCTTTTCGGGGCCTTGGCGATGAGGGCGGTCGGAAATGCGGCTTACGAAATGGTCGAAGAGGTGCGTCGGCAGTTCCGCGAAATCACGGGATTGCTCGAAGGAACCGGGAAGGCGGACTATGCGCGCTGCGTCGATATCTCGACCGCTGCTGCGATCAAGCGGATGGTGGTGCCGGGTTCGCTCGCGGTGGTAGCGCCGATCCTCTTTGGCTGGTGGTCGGCGGAGGCGTTGGGTGGCTTTTTGGCGGGTGCAACGGCGTCTGGGGTGATGCTGGCGATCTTCATGGCTAACGCAGGTGGAGCGTGGGACAACGCC
- a CDS encoding type II toxin-antitoxin system VapC family toxin has translation MIGLDTNVLLRFIVQDDPEQGERVGNYVARLRDAGEVMYVTDVVLLMGADNCGFLK, from the coding sequence GTGATCGGTCTGGATACAAATGTTCTACTGCGATTCATTGTTCAGGATGATCCCGAACAAGGTGAGAGAGTGGGCAATTATGTGGCCAGATTGCGGGATGCCGGCGAGGTCATGTATGTCACCGATGTAGTATTATTAATGGGTGCAGATAATTGTGGTTTTCTCAAGTAG